Proteins encoded in a region of the Canis lupus familiaris isolate Mischka breed German Shepherd chromosome 1, alternate assembly UU_Cfam_GSD_1.0, whole genome shotgun sequence genome:
- the LOC119875930 gene encoding collagen alpha-1(I) chain-like, with product MSGGRPGGASRHGSCSWECGLHREQGPGSPRSSPGLRARLQRCRPQGARGAEPGPFQPPGTQAPRGTPMRGRRLHRGARSPLRAHGSWPRGHASEASRRPNPRWPQPVPGLGARAGGRQRPTVGGRGARGLGPSRVGRGRPVPASPRQLSPGVASRADLGLGAPLPGAGFPARKHRGPRAPAFLRVTQSSGGRVRDKTDNLPTGTQLSAPSGISCLRKTCSRLTAVCEPSPRYEDRRQASDLFMRDKEREAEGEAGCLREV from the exons ATGTCGGGTG GACGACCTGGGGGTGCCAGCAGACACGGCAGCTGCTCCTGGGAGTGCGGCCTGCacagggagcagggcccagggagccccaggagcaGCCCCGGGCTGCGGGCTCGGTTACAGCGCTGCCGGCCACAGGGGGCACGAGGTGCAGAGCCAGGACCCTTCCAGCCCCCGGGGACCCAGGCCCCACGGGGCACCCCTATGCGGGGCCGCAGGCTGCACCGCGGCGCGAGGAGCCCACTGCGCGCCCACGGGTCCTGGCCTCGTGGACACGCGAGCGAGGCGTCGCGGCGGCCGAACCCGCGGTGGCCGCAGCCTGTCCCGGGGctcggggcgcgggcggggggcagACAACGGCCAACGGTCGGGGGCCGCGGGGCTCGGGGCCTGGGTCCCTCACGCGTGGGCCGGGGCCGCCCGGTGCCCGCATCTCCACGGCAGCTTTCCCCTGGGGTCGCCTCCCGCGCAGACCTCGGGCTGGGAGCGCCCCTCCCCGGAGCTGGGTTCCCTGCCCGGAAGCACCGCGGCCCCAGGGCACCAGCATTTCTCAGAGTAACTCAGAGCTCAGGGGGCAGAGTCCGCGACAAAACGGACAATTTGCCGACG GGAACACAACTGTCAGCACCATCAGGCATTTCTTGTCTAAGGAAGACTTGCAGCCGACTAACAGCTGTCTGCGAGCCATCTCCCAGGTACGAGGACAGGAGACAGGCCTCAG